The genome window AGATCGAGGGCGTGCTGCATGAATTCTCGAGCCTGACCGGGGTACGCGAGGACGTCACCGACATCGTCCTCAACGTCAAGCAGATCGCGCTCCGCATGGAGGGCGAGGGCCCCAAGCGCCTGACCCTCTCGGCGACCGGCCCGGGCGAAGTCACCGCCGGCCAGATCAGCTGCCCGGGCGACATCGAGGTCACCAACCCGAATCTCGTCATCTGCCACCTCGACGAGGGCGCGACGCTCAACATGGAGCTCACCGCCGACATCGGGAAGGGCTATGTCCCGTCGAACGCCAACCGCCCGGCCGACGCGCCGATCGGCCTCATCCCGGTCGACGCCCTCTACTCGCCGGTGCGCCAGGTCGCCTACAAGGTCGAGAACACCCGCGTCGGGCAGGAGCTCGACTATGACAAGCTCACGCTGACGATCGAAACCGACGGCACCGTCCAGCCGGAAGATGCCTTGGCCTATGCCGCGCGAATCCTCCAGGATCAGCTGCAGCTGTTCGTCCACTTCGACGATTCGATGGTTTCGAGCCAGCCGTCGGGCATGATCGGCCAGGCGATGCCGATGTCGAGCGGAAGCGACATGGGCGGCGCCACTACCACCGACACCAACCAGCTCAACCGCTACCTGCTCAAGAAGGTCGACGAGCTCGAACTGTCGGTGCGCAGCGCCAACTGTCTCAAGAACGACAACATCATCTACATCGGCGATCTCGTGCAGAAGACCGAGGCCGAGATGCTTCGGACCCCGAACTTCGGCCGCAAGTCCTTGAACGAGATCAAGGAAGTGCTCGCCTCGATGGGTCTGCGCCTCGGCATGGACATCCCCGGCTGGCCGCCGGAAAACATTGAGGAAATGGCCAAGAAGCTGGAACAAGAGCTTCTCGGTTAATGCTCGTCGCCCCAGCGCAGGCTGGGGCCCATGTCTCTCGCTTGCGAGTAGGCGAACGGCATCGATGCCAGCCTTCACCCGGTGGGTGAGGTTTATCCCGAGCGACGCCGCAGGCGTCGTCGAAGGGCGGGCATGACAAGCAAGGGTTTGGGCGGTGCCCTTTTTCACCGCCTGGCCGGGGTTGCCTGACACGGGCCCCGAACGAACGAAGGATCATTACCCATGCGACATCGCGTCGGACATCGTAAGCTGCAGCGGACCGCTGCCCACCGCACCGCGCTCCTGCGCAACATGGCAGCGGCGCTGATCAAGCACGAGCAGATCACCACCACCCTCGCTAAGGCGCGCGAGCTTCGCCCCTATACCGAGAAGCTGATCACGCTGGCCAAGCGCGGCGGGCTTTCCAACCGCCGCCTGGCGATGAGCCGGCTGATGGACGACACCCAGCTCACCAAGCTGTTCGACGTGCTGAGCGATCGCTATTCGGCGCGCGACGGCGGCTACACAAGGATCATCAAGGCCGGTAACCGCATGAGCGACAATGCCGCGATGGCGATCATCGAACTGGTCGACCGCGACGTCAGCGCCAAGGGCCAAGACAGCGGCCCAGTGATGGCCGACGAGGCCGAAGAGGCGTAAGCCTTCCAAATGTCGTAATTCAGGGGCGTCGCAGGAAACTGCGGCGCCCTTTTGCGTGCCAGTCCTTGCCAAGTGTTGCCAACCTGCATCGCAATA of Sphingomonas mesophila contains these proteins:
- a CDS encoding DNA-directed RNA polymerase subunit alpha; this translates as MAVNAKNWQELKKPNALEKKAQMGDSRRKASFVAEPLERGFGMTLGNSLRRVLLSSLQGAAVTSIKIEGVLHEFSSLTGVREDVTDIVLNVKQIALRMEGEGPKRLTLSATGPGEVTAGQISCPGDIEVTNPNLVICHLDEGATLNMELTADIGKGYVPSNANRPADAPIGLIPVDALYSPVRQVAYKVENTRVGQELDYDKLTLTIETDGTVQPEDALAYAARILQDQLQLFVHFDDSMVSSQPSGMIGQAMPMSSGSDMGGATTTDTNQLNRYLLKKVDELELSVRSANCLKNDNIIYIGDLVQKTEAEMLRTPNFGRKSLNEIKEVLASMGLRLGMDIPGWPPENIEEMAKKLEQELLG
- the rplQ gene encoding 50S ribosomal protein L17, whose protein sequence is MRHRVGHRKLQRTAAHRTALLRNMAAALIKHEQITTTLAKARELRPYTEKLITLAKRGGLSNRRLAMSRLMDDTQLTKLFDVLSDRYSARDGGYTRIIKAGNRMSDNAAMAIIELVDRDVSAKGQDSGPVMADEAEEA